The genomic stretch TTTGGTACTACCATCAACGTGATCAACGGTGGTATTGAGTGTGGTGAACAGAATAAAGACAAAGGCCAACCAGTTAACCGCATTCGTTACTGGGAAGGGCTAGCAGCGCACTATGAAATTCCTGTAGAGGCAGATGAAGCTAATACCTGTTGGCAGCAAACGCCTTATGGAAGCTTGAACCTCAACGGTGCCACTGACGTGCTGTACACCAACTGGGATGGTAACTGGAAATACTACGCAGACCGTCCTGAAGGCTACTCGTTTGAATGTGAGTTGGTTGGATTCCAAACTGCATATTCAGCGCTAGTGGCGGGCGATTACGAGAAGTGTGTGACTAACTTCTATGGCTCTCATGCGAGTTGGCCTGAAGTGAAAGTGGTCGACAAGCTTGATCCGGTAGACCCAGGAACCGATCCTGGTGGCAACGGTTGGAGCGCGACTAAGGTTTACAACGCTGGCGATCAAGTGACTCACAATGGTGCGACTTACGAAGCGAAATGGTGGACGCAAGGGGATGACCCTGCCAATGGCGGCCCTTGGAAACTAGTAGCAGGGGAGCCAACACCACCGGTAGTGACTGACCCTGCACCTGTTGATCCTGCTCCAGTGGACCCAACACCAGTTGAGCCACCAGTAACTGAGCCACCTGTCGTTGTTGACCCATCGGTGTTTATCACATGGGAAGCGGGAGTTAGCCAAGTAAGTAACGGTGACAAAGTGACACATAACGGTAAGTGCTTCGTGGCTAAAAATGGTCCGGGTGTTTGGGAGAGTCCTGTTCAGTCGAATTGGTTCTGGGATGAAATCAGTTGTAATTGATAGTCTGAATATCGAAAAGGTGGTTTAAACGATGAGTTCAGTATTACGACTGTAGCGATATAAATAATCAAAAGCCGAAAGTTTCTACTTTCGGCTTTTTTTCGTTTCGAACTTGGCTACCTAGGAAGGTCGATTGGTCTATTAGGCTATGTTAAAGCGTATTTAAAGACTAATTATCCAGTTAGAGAATAAAGTCCTGTACAAATTGTTATTGTGAATTTATATTCAAATTTAATTTATATTTATTCTTTGCTTTTAGGATTAAGGTGTACCTATGGAACAGACAGATATCACGTCACTCATCCCCATTGTGATTACTTTGGTGTTGTCGTTGGCGACAAGGAATGTGGTGATAGGCCTTTTTGCTGGCGTGCTAAGTGGCGTTGCGATGCTGACTGGCATGTTCAGCGCACTCAATCCGCTTGATACGTTTGGTACCATGGTTAAAGGTTACCTAGTCCCTCAGCTTACTGATAACTATAACGCTGGCGTGATTATGCTGTTGGTGTTCATCGGTGGCTTTGTCGCTCTGATGGAAAAGTCGGGTGGTGGTGTTGCGTTTGCTAAGCGTGTGACCGAGTGGGTCAGTAACAAGTGCCAAGCTCAACTGTCTGCTTGGTTTGGGGGAATCGTTATATTTTTCTCTGACTTAGGCACCCCTTTAATCGTTGGCCCTGTTTTTCGTCCCCTTTTCGATAAACTGAAACTTTCAAGACAGAAGCTAGCATTCATTATTGATTCAACCTCATCGCCAGTTGCGATCCTGATTCCTTTCATTGGATGGGGCGTTTACATCATGAGCCTGATTCAAAAAGAGTTCACGGCTTTGAATGTCAACATGTCTGACTGGGATGCCTTCATCGGTGCGATTCCTTTTCAGTTCTACGCATTCCTAGCGATTTTCATCGTTCCATTGGTTTCATTTAAAGGCTTAGATTTCGGCCCGATGGCAAAAGCCGAGCGTGATTGCCAAGTGGGAATCAACTCTGGCGTGAATAGCGAATCACTTAATCCTTTCTCGCATAAAAATGCAAAGGCCTCTTTTGTTTGGGCACCATTGTTAGTGATGCTGGTGGTATTGTGTGCCATGTTAGTTCCACAAGGCTTCCCATTCCAAAAGGTTGCAGGTTCTTCATTCAGAGCAGCATTATCTTCGGCTTACTTCTTTGCTGCGATTACCTTGATCTCGCTGATGGCTTACTACGGCGTTAGAAAACTTTCGGATGGTGTTGCTGTATACCTAAAGGGCATGGGGAACATGATGCCCGTCGCGATTATCTTGGTACTGGCTTGGGCATTAAGCACTATTGGTAAAGAGTTAGGTGCAGCCGCTTATATTGCGGAGCAAGCGCAGAGCGGGTTCCCTTACTGGTTAGTGCCTGCGGTAGCCTTTTTACTGTCGGCTATCATCTCATTCGCTACTGGCTCTTCATGGGGAACCTTCGCGATAATGATGCCATTGGTTATCCCAACGGCGATTGCAATTGATGCACCACTGCTGGTTGCGATTGGTGCGGTGCTATCTGGCGGCTTGTTTGGTGATCACTGCTCACCGATCTCTGAAACTACCATTCTCTCTTCAACAGGGGCAGGTTGTGATCAGTTTGAGCACTTTAAGACACAACTGCCTTATGCATTGATGAACGGCTCTATTGCTCTAGTGAGCTTTGTTGTTGCAGGCTTTACTGGTAGTTCGCTAGTTGTGCTAGGTGCACTTGTCGCTCAGTTGGTTGTTGTGACACTGCTAGCCAAGCGTGATGCGAGTAAAAACGCTTCTTCAGAAGTTCAATCTCAAGTCTCTGAATCTAACACTCAACAAGCGTAATTTTAGATGCAAATGAGGAATGAGAAATTAGATACGGGATGCGAGTAATCGAGTAACGAAAAGCTCGCTCTCTTGTTCTTCATCTCACTTACTCGCACCTAAGCAAGCCTCCGTCATTCCCTACAGTGAGGAACGAACGTGATAGGGAATCTCTTGAGTGTTCTCGGTGTTTATACCGAAGAGGAGATTCCAGATACCTCGTTCCTCGATTCTGGAATGACGATTCGATGAATAGATACGGGATGCGAGTAAACGAGTAAAGAAAAGATCG from Vibrio pomeroyi encodes the following:
- a CDS encoding Na+/H+ antiporter NhaC family protein, whose product is MEQTDITSLIPIVITLVLSLATRNVVIGLFAGVLSGVAMLTGMFSALNPLDTFGTMVKGYLVPQLTDNYNAGVIMLLVFIGGFVALMEKSGGGVAFAKRVTEWVSNKCQAQLSAWFGGIVIFFSDLGTPLIVGPVFRPLFDKLKLSRQKLAFIIDSTSSPVAILIPFIGWGVYIMSLIQKEFTALNVNMSDWDAFIGAIPFQFYAFLAIFIVPLVSFKGLDFGPMAKAERDCQVGINSGVNSESLNPFSHKNAKASFVWAPLLVMLVVLCAMLVPQGFPFQKVAGSSFRAALSSAYFFAAITLISLMAYYGVRKLSDGVAVYLKGMGNMMPVAIILVLAWALSTIGKELGAAAYIAEQAQSGFPYWLVPAVAFLLSAIISFATGSSWGTFAIMMPLVIPTAIAIDAPLLVAIGAVLSGGLFGDHCSPISETTILSSTGAGCDQFEHFKTQLPYALMNGSIALVSFVVAGFTGSSLVVLGALVAQLVVVTLLAKRDASKNASSEVQSQVSESNTQQA